The proteins below are encoded in one region of Paenarthrobacter ilicis:
- the gcvT gene encoding glycine cleavage system aminomethyltransferase GcvT gives MTEKYTALYEEHKKLGASFTDFGGWQMPLKYSSELAEHHAVRKSAGLFDLSHMGEVWVTGPEAAAFLDYALAGKISAMAQGKAKYSLICQEDGGIIDDLIVYRRASTEEGSDKFLVVPNAGNAAVVAAALLERAAGFDVVVQDASAGTSLIAVQGPLAEAILLRLVPGEQHALVTELKYYAAVDVPFTFDGGTQDLLLARTGYTGEDGFEIFVANESAAALWQAIAAAANEGELIPAGLASRDSLRLEAGMPLYGNELSREGNPFAAGLGPVVALSKEGDFVGKEALAALKADGAGSTSGRKLVGLKGLGRRAGRGHYPVLKDGAVVGEVTSGQPSPTLGYPVALAYVDVEHSELGTALDIDLRGKSEPFEVVALPFYKRQK, from the coding sequence ATGACTGAGAAGTACACAGCCCTCTACGAAGAGCACAAGAAGCTCGGCGCCTCCTTTACGGACTTCGGCGGCTGGCAAATGCCGCTCAAGTACTCGTCCGAACTGGCCGAGCACCACGCCGTCCGCAAATCCGCAGGCCTGTTCGACCTCTCCCACATGGGCGAAGTCTGGGTCACCGGGCCCGAGGCGGCCGCGTTCCTGGACTACGCCTTGGCAGGCAAGATCTCTGCCATGGCCCAGGGCAAAGCCAAGTACTCCCTGATCTGCCAGGAAGACGGCGGCATCATTGATGACCTGATCGTCTACCGCCGTGCCTCTACCGAAGAAGGCTCGGACAAGTTCCTGGTGGTCCCGAACGCAGGCAACGCTGCGGTTGTGGCTGCCGCGCTGCTGGAGCGCGCCGCCGGTTTTGACGTCGTGGTTCAGGACGCCTCTGCCGGGACGTCGCTGATCGCTGTCCAGGGGCCCCTTGCCGAAGCGATCCTCCTTCGCCTCGTCCCCGGGGAGCAGCACGCGCTGGTCACCGAACTGAAGTACTACGCGGCGGTTGATGTCCCGTTCACGTTCGACGGCGGCACCCAGGACCTGCTGTTGGCCCGCACCGGGTACACCGGCGAAGACGGGTTCGAGATCTTCGTGGCCAACGAATCAGCTGCCGCGCTGTGGCAGGCCATTGCGGCTGCCGCTAATGAAGGTGAGCTGATCCCGGCCGGGCTGGCATCGCGCGACTCCCTGCGCTTGGAAGCCGGCATGCCCCTCTACGGCAACGAGCTTTCCCGTGAAGGCAACCCCTTTGCTGCAGGCCTTGGGCCGGTTGTTGCGCTCTCCAAGGAAGGCGACTTTGTTGGCAAGGAAGCACTCGCTGCCCTGAAAGCCGATGGCGCAGGGAGCACCAGCGGACGCAAGCTGGTTGGACTCAAGGGCCTGGGACGCCGGGCAGGCCGTGGACACTACCCGGTCCTTAAGGATGGTGCCGTGGTGGGAGAAGTGACGTCCGGCCAGCCCAGCCCCACGTTGGGATACCCGGTAGCGTTGGCGTATGTCGACGTCGAACACTCAGAGCTTGGCACCGCGCTGGACATCGACCTGCGCGGCAAGAGCGAGCCGTTCGAAGTTGTAGCCCTGCCGTTCTACAAGCGCCAAAAGTAA
- a CDS encoding peptidoglycan bridge formation glycyltransferase FemA/FemB family protein: MEFVLISDADFEAFAKGHPQGSFIQSLELTRFQRARGQETELFGVMRDSSLIAAGKIVYTSNRFGYKTADCAKGPLMDYSDPALVRFVVEQLKKHAASKKAAELRISPNVRYIARDEDGAEHPEVEDNRPLLKELAGLGFQHQGFDMNFANINWMFVKQLDGIADSEELIMGMNYRTRKAIRKAEKNGVYLEQATLETLDEFYNALSTAGDEKGFTYRERGYYESLLKSTSSEFTKLMMAKINIPEYRASITERLEAETAVLNDLKREVEETGSKKKANRVKVVQDLVDSYERSLKDIERFPDSVGVATVAAIHFACSGDELVCVIGGTVQDYIYFNGATSLYWGMMLHALNNGYSRYNFYGTFGIQGQDETGHGGYEFKKGFGGEVVQLVGDFVAPVNPLVFNAFRVAKKLAGTAQTVLERLPLEKLPVVGKIRRNR; encoded by the coding sequence ATGGAATTCGTACTGATCAGCGACGCTGATTTCGAGGCCTTTGCCAAGGGACACCCGCAGGGAAGCTTCATCCAATCCTTGGAACTGACGCGGTTCCAGCGCGCCCGCGGACAGGAAACGGAGCTTTTCGGAGTCATGCGCGACAGCAGCCTCATCGCCGCCGGCAAGATCGTGTACACCTCCAACCGCTTTGGCTACAAGACCGCTGACTGCGCCAAGGGACCCCTCATGGACTACAGCGATCCCGCACTGGTGAGGTTCGTCGTCGAGCAGTTGAAGAAGCATGCGGCGTCAAAGAAGGCCGCTGAACTGCGGATCTCGCCCAACGTCCGCTACATCGCCAGGGACGAAGACGGCGCGGAGCACCCCGAGGTGGAGGACAACCGTCCGCTCCTCAAAGAACTGGCGGGCCTGGGCTTCCAGCACCAGGGCTTCGACATGAACTTCGCCAACATCAACTGGATGTTCGTCAAGCAACTGGACGGCATAGCCGATTCCGAAGAGCTCATCATGGGCATGAACTACCGCACGCGCAAAGCCATCAGGAAAGCGGAGAAGAACGGCGTTTACCTGGAGCAGGCCACGCTGGAAACACTGGATGAGTTCTACAATGCGCTGAGCACTGCCGGGGACGAGAAAGGCTTTACGTACCGCGAACGCGGGTACTACGAAAGCCTGCTCAAAAGCACCTCCAGTGAGTTCACCAAACTCATGATGGCCAAGATCAACATTCCTGAATACCGGGCCTCCATCACGGAGCGCCTGGAGGCCGAGACTGCTGTCCTGAACGACCTCAAGCGGGAGGTGGAGGAAACAGGCAGCAAGAAGAAGGCCAACCGGGTCAAAGTTGTCCAGGACCTGGTGGACAGCTACGAGCGGAGCCTGAAGGACATTGAACGCTTCCCGGACTCCGTTGGCGTCGCCACCGTGGCTGCCATCCACTTTGCCTGTTCCGGGGATGAACTGGTGTGCGTCATCGGCGGTACGGTGCAGGACTACATCTACTTCAACGGCGCAACGTCCCTGTACTGGGGCATGATGCTGCACGCCCTCAACAATGGCTACTCGCGGTACAACTTCTACGGCACTTTCGGTATCCAGGGGCAGGACGAGACCGGCCACGGCGGGTACGAATTCAAGAAGGGCTTTGGCGGCGAAGTGGTCCAGCTGGTGGGCGACTTTGTGGCTCCGGTCAATCCGCTGGTCTTCAACGCCTTCCGGGTAGCCAAGAAGCTCGCAGGAACCGCCCAGACAGTACTGGAACGATTGCCTCTTGAGAAATTGCCGGTTGTAGGAAAAATCCGAAGGAACCGCTGA
- a CDS encoding lipid II:glycine glycyltransferase FemX codes for MDTATLREFTARFATAEETDNWDKHVTANPNGGNMLQSEAYAAVKDGNGWLVRRLVVETAGYASYNLLLEKKFPVLGRLWYLIKGPDAASVEDIKPMLAAVARLATEQKLNVFSIKIEPDVVESPEVAAQLRAMGLVKAPNIQSNDHTAILDISAPANEVLRSISSRARNAVRRAEREGCEVVSAEPGEDSYRKLYALMQNTVNAKGAMPLRSYEYYATFWGEFCSRGQGHFFFVHEDGAPSVGAFVINYGSKATYKDGGSTQNRQQYGDSHLVQWTAIRRMQELGCVEYDFCGTPPAASIKDKNHPLYGLGSFKTSFTKTVTDFVGCYDHVVGPLRYKLWLEGAEKVFRRLETMRTGGQFY; via the coding sequence TTGGACACGGCCACCTTGCGAGAATTTACCGCCCGCTTTGCCACCGCCGAGGAAACCGATAACTGGGACAAGCACGTCACTGCCAACCCGAACGGCGGCAACATGCTGCAATCGGAAGCGTATGCGGCAGTCAAGGACGGCAACGGCTGGCTGGTTCGCCGCTTGGTGGTGGAAACCGCCGGGTACGCCAGCTACAACCTGCTTCTGGAAAAGAAGTTTCCGGTTCTTGGACGCCTTTGGTACCTCATCAAAGGTCCGGACGCGGCGTCGGTTGAGGACATCAAGCCCATGCTCGCTGCGGTGGCCCGGTTGGCCACGGAACAGAAGCTGAACGTCTTCAGCATCAAGATCGAGCCCGACGTCGTTGAGTCGCCCGAGGTGGCTGCCCAACTGCGGGCGATGGGCCTGGTTAAGGCCCCGAACATCCAGTCCAACGACCATACGGCCATTCTGGACATCTCAGCCCCCGCCAACGAGGTCCTGCGAAGCATCTCTTCACGGGCCAGGAATGCCGTCCGCAGGGCAGAACGCGAAGGCTGCGAGGTGGTTTCTGCCGAGCCGGGCGAGGACAGCTACCGCAAGCTGTACGCCCTGATGCAGAACACGGTCAACGCCAAGGGCGCCATGCCGCTGCGCAGCTACGAGTACTACGCCACGTTCTGGGGTGAATTCTGCAGCCGGGGGCAAGGGCACTTCTTCTTTGTCCATGAGGACGGGGCGCCCAGTGTTGGCGCGTTCGTCATCAACTACGGTTCCAAGGCCACCTACAAAGACGGCGGCTCCACACAGAACCGCCAGCAGTACGGGGACTCCCACTTGGTGCAGTGGACGGCCATCCGGCGGATGCAGGAGCTCGGTTGCGTGGAATACGACTTCTGCGGCACACCACCGGCGGCCAGCATCAAGGACAAGAACCACCCGCTCTACGGCCTGGGATCCTTCAAGACCAGCTTCACCAAGACCGTCACGGACTTCGTGGGTTGCTACGACCATGTGGTGGGCCCGCTCCGCTACAAGCTGTGGCTCGAAGGAGCAGAGAAGGTTTTCCGGAGGCTGGAGACCATGCGCACCGGCGGACAGTTCTACTAA
- the gcvH gene encoding glycine cleavage system protein GcvH encodes MPKVAAQLQYSDEHEWVSRGEGNSVSVGISEVATDALGDIVYVDLPEVGSSVTAGETCGEVESTKSVSDLYSPVTGEVTEINDAVVSDPALINNDPYGAGWLFKVAAESDGPLLSAEEYASKNGGDLA; translated from the coding sequence ATGCCCAAAGTAGCTGCCCAGCTTCAGTACTCCGACGAGCACGAGTGGGTCTCCCGCGGCGAAGGGAACTCGGTGTCCGTTGGCATTTCCGAGGTTGCCACCGACGCCCTGGGTGACATTGTGTACGTGGACCTGCCCGAGGTTGGTTCTTCAGTAACTGCAGGAGAAACCTGTGGCGAAGTGGAATCCACCAAGTCGGTCTCGGACCTGTACTCGCCCGTCACCGGTGAGGTCACGGAAATCAACGACGCCGTTGTTTCCGATCCCGCCCTGATCAACAACGATCCCTACGGCGCCGGCTGGCTCTTCAAGGTTGCTGCCGAGTCTGACGGTCCGCTGCTCTCGGCCGAGGAATACGCCTCCAAGAACGGTGGCGACCTGGCCTGA
- a CDS encoding L-serine ammonia-lyase — protein MAVGVFDLFTVGIGPSSSHTVGPMRAGAVFASELKDADVLGKVASLRVDLYGSLAATGRGHGTFTATMLGLEGYEPELILPDEVEERLALMAETGKLNLAGGVELDYAVEDMILHPLTVLPRHTNGMKFAVSDAEGNVLKEATFFSVGGGFIVREGEESAAQAELEESKKELPLPFRTAAELMGRCSSKGLGISDIMFINERASRTEEEIREGLLHIWAVMEACVETSLQREGVLPGGLKVRRRSPDWLERLLKEDKDRNDPKYWQEWVNLIALAVNEENASGGRVVTAPTNGAAGIIPAVLYYALNYAPGMDKATQQDRDDVVVKFLLAAGAVGVLYKEQASISGAEVGCQGEVGSASSMAAAGLAEVMGGTPGQVENAAEIAMEHNLGLTCDPIGGLVQIPCIERNAIAAAKAINAAKMALWGDGTHRVSLDEVIVTMRETGKDMSHKYKETAMGGLAVNVVEC, from the coding sequence ATGGCTGTTGGTGTTTTCGATTTGTTCACCGTGGGAATTGGCCCCTCAAGCTCCCACACCGTGGGTCCGATGCGGGCCGGAGCGGTCTTCGCTTCCGAGCTGAAGGACGCTGATGTCCTTGGCAAGGTAGCCTCTTTGCGCGTTGATTTGTATGGCTCCCTGGCAGCGACGGGTCGGGGACACGGCACGTTCACGGCAACGATGCTGGGCCTTGAAGGCTACGAGCCCGAGCTGATCCTTCCCGATGAAGTGGAGGAACGCCTGGCCTTGATGGCGGAGACGGGAAAGCTCAACCTGGCCGGTGGCGTCGAGTTGGACTACGCCGTGGAAGACATGATCCTGCACCCTTTGACCGTGCTGCCGCGGCACACCAACGGGATGAAGTTCGCCGTGTCCGATGCAGAGGGCAACGTGCTGAAAGAAGCAACGTTCTTCTCGGTGGGCGGTGGGTTCATTGTGCGCGAGGGCGAGGAATCCGCAGCGCAGGCCGAATTGGAAGAATCCAAGAAGGAATTGCCGCTGCCGTTCAGGACGGCGGCCGAGCTGATGGGACGGTGCTCGTCCAAGGGGCTGGGGATCTCCGACATCATGTTCATCAACGAGCGTGCGTCCCGCACCGAGGAGGAGATCCGCGAAGGCCTCCTGCACATCTGGGCCGTGATGGAAGCCTGTGTTGAAACGTCCCTGCAGCGCGAAGGTGTCCTTCCCGGCGGACTGAAGGTCCGCCGTCGTTCTCCCGACTGGCTGGAGCGGCTCCTGAAAGAGGACAAGGACCGCAACGATCCCAAGTATTGGCAGGAGTGGGTCAACCTGATCGCGCTGGCGGTCAATGAGGAGAACGCATCCGGTGGCCGGGTGGTAACAGCCCCCACCAACGGCGCAGCGGGCATCATCCCCGCAGTGCTGTACTACGCGCTGAACTACGCCCCCGGCATGGACAAAGCCACCCAGCAGGACCGGGACGATGTTGTGGTGAAGTTCCTGCTGGCCGCCGGTGCCGTGGGTGTTCTGTACAAGGAACAGGCATCCATTTCCGGTGCTGAGGTGGGGTGCCAGGGTGAGGTCGGTTCGGCGTCGTCCATGGCCGCTGCCGGACTGGCTGAAGTGATGGGTGGCACGCCCGGCCAGGTGGAAAACGCGGCCGAGATCGCCATGGAGCACAACCTTGGATTGACGTGTGATCCGATCGGCGGACTGGTGCAGATTCCGTGCATCGAGCGCAACGCGATCGCCGCGGCCAAGGCCATCAACGCAGCGAAGATGGCCTTGTGGGGCGATGGCACCCACCGGGTCTCCCTGGATGAGGTCATTGTCACCATGCGTGAAACCGGCAAGGACATGTCCCACAAATACAAGGAAACGGCCATGGGCGGCCTGGCCGTCAACGTGGTGGAGTGCTGA
- a CDS encoding DNA/RNA non-specific endonuclease, translated as MSGGYDRDFLRARLELPSPSVTTILLDYTHFSVRFRASRKLAAVVGVNISGAELNPLAREGTWHFDDRVPREQQAGPDVYKNNAFDRGHLVRRLDPVWGDAATAKKANQDTFVFTNAAPQVDDFNQGKELWVGLEDHVLQHADAHDAKLSVFTGPVLLDDDLPYRGVQVPRKFWKIAAWTNDAKLAAAGFVLDQSPLLGKVDLKRAIDQRLLEGEPPPLGPFRTFQVPIGEIADLTGLSLSRLATADRLVSGQRELGKQPKAIKLESMDQIRL; from the coding sequence ATGAGCGGGGGATATGACAGGGATTTCTTGCGGGCACGCCTGGAGCTGCCCAGTCCGTCAGTAACGACGATTCTTTTGGACTACACCCACTTCTCCGTGCGTTTCAGGGCATCCCGGAAGCTCGCGGCGGTGGTGGGCGTCAACATCAGCGGTGCGGAGTTGAATCCTCTGGCCCGGGAGGGCACCTGGCATTTTGATGACAGGGTACCCAGGGAACAGCAGGCAGGTCCGGACGTCTACAAGAACAACGCGTTTGATCGCGGACATCTGGTGCGGCGTCTGGACCCGGTGTGGGGAGATGCTGCCACCGCCAAAAAGGCCAACCAGGACACCTTCGTGTTCACCAATGCCGCCCCGCAGGTCGATGACTTCAATCAGGGCAAGGAACTGTGGGTGGGGCTGGAGGACCATGTGCTCCAGCACGCCGATGCGCATGACGCGAAGCTCAGTGTCTTCACCGGACCCGTGCTCCTGGACGACGACCTTCCCTACCGGGGAGTCCAGGTTCCACGGAAATTCTGGAAGATCGCGGCGTGGACCAACGACGCGAAGCTGGCAGCCGCCGGGTTTGTCCTGGACCAGTCACCCCTGCTCGGCAAAGTGGACCTTAAACGAGCCATCGACCAACGCCTGCTGGAAGGGGAGCCGCCTCCCTTGGGTCCCTTCCGCACCTTCCAGGTGCCCATTGGAGAGATCGCGGACCTCACGGGGCTCAGCCTCAGCCGGCTCGCCACCGCCGACCGCCTGGTCAGCGGGCAGCGGGAACTCGGCAAGCAACCCAAAGCCATCAAACTCGAAAGCATGGACCAGATCCGCCTCTAG
- a CDS encoding threonine/serine ThrE exporter family protein, translating to MTEWPEGSGNKPHTDGLPKTQPLRPSQVRQNVNAKRMLMRLVQGDSPPTAPMNIVDRLAGSPYANPTIQVVGVDASARKTIDFALHLAEVMFRYGAGALEVETSMIAVTAALGLKNVEVDITNQSVAINYAPKDQTPITLLRVVRSWTNNYAGLAQVHQLVTDIVAGGVGRDEAVRRLNEIIRSAKPFPRWMVTMAFGVFAAVFVGVLGGGPGASALAFASNMLISLLARQLIRWRTPDFFVTMASSFLVTFIALMLRWAGADIAPSIVVAGGILLLLPTGRLVSSVQDAINGFPVTAAGRFLSTLLTFGAIVAGIGIAVVAGTMLGSALLDVTQTFPDAYPLWGRAILIAIAVVAIGVTEQTQMRLLLPTAAVGLVGFCVLWGVGESGLGDRLTPAVAAVVIGLLARVVALKLGAPQLVVAVPAALILLPGLTIFRSMYTLTVEGGDFLAGAGGMLNAGAIVLGVAAGIVLGDNLARPLTKGLSSNERRRVRRR from the coding sequence GTGACTGAATGGCCTGAGGGCTCAGGTAACAAGCCGCATACGGACGGCTTGCCCAAGACCCAACCACTGCGGCCCTCGCAAGTGCGGCAGAACGTCAATGCCAAACGTATGCTGATGCGTTTGGTCCAGGGCGACAGCCCGCCCACCGCACCCATGAACATCGTGGACCGGCTTGCGGGCAGCCCGTACGCCAACCCCACCATCCAGGTGGTGGGCGTTGACGCCTCGGCGCGCAAGACCATCGACTTCGCCCTGCATCTGGCGGAGGTCATGTTCAGGTACGGTGCCGGAGCGTTGGAGGTGGAGACCAGCATGATTGCCGTCACCGCTGCCCTTGGCCTGAAGAACGTGGAAGTGGACATCACCAACCAGTCGGTGGCCATCAACTACGCACCCAAGGACCAGACTCCCATCACCCTCCTCCGAGTGGTGCGCTCCTGGACCAACAACTACGCAGGCCTGGCCCAGGTCCACCAGTTGGTCACCGACATTGTGGCCGGCGGCGTGGGCCGTGACGAGGCCGTGCGGCGCTTGAACGAGATCATCCGCAGCGCCAAGCCGTTCCCGCGGTGGATGGTCACCATGGCTTTTGGTGTCTTTGCCGCGGTCTTTGTGGGCGTTCTGGGTGGCGGTCCCGGGGCTTCCGCGCTGGCCTTCGCATCCAACATGCTCATCAGCCTGCTGGCGCGGCAATTGATCCGTTGGCGCACACCCGACTTCTTTGTGACCATGGCCAGCTCCTTCCTGGTCACGTTCATTGCGCTGATGCTGCGATGGGCGGGTGCGGACATCGCTCCGTCCATTGTGGTTGCCGGCGGCATTCTGCTGCTGTTGCCCACCGGTCGGTTGGTGTCATCCGTACAAGACGCCATCAACGGCTTCCCCGTCACCGCGGCTGGCCGTTTCCTCTCCACCTTGCTGACCTTCGGCGCGATCGTGGCCGGGATCGGCATAGCTGTGGTGGCAGGAACCATGCTGGGAAGCGCGCTCCTTGACGTCACCCAAACCTTCCCCGATGCCTATCCGCTGTGGGGCCGGGCCATCCTCATCGCCATAGCTGTGGTGGCCATTGGCGTCACCGAGCAGACCCAGATGCGGCTTTTGCTTCCGACCGCGGCAGTCGGCTTGGTGGGCTTCTGCGTTTTGTGGGGCGTGGGCGAGTCCGGTCTGGGGGACCGCCTGACGCCGGCGGTGGCCGCTGTGGTGATCGGTCTGCTGGCCCGCGTGGTCGCGCTGAAGCTGGGCGCTCCGCAGCTGGTGGTTGCGGTTCCGGCCGCGCTGATCCTGCTGCCTGGCCTCACGATCTTCCGCTCCATGTACACGCTCACCGTTGAAGGTGGCGACTTCCTGGCAGGGGCTGGCGGCATGCTCAATGCCGGTGCCATTGTGCTGGGAGTGGCCGCAGGAATCGTGCTGGGCGACAACCTCGCACGGCCGCTGACCAAGGGGCTCTCCAGCAACGAGCGCCGCCGGGTCCGCAGGCGGTAA
- the gcvP gene encoding aminomethyl-transferring glycine dehydrogenase codes for MTVSSASTTFVDRHIGARRQADIDTMLKTVGYGTVDALVDTAVPNDIRQDVALTLQNALSEVEVLAELRKLASKNKTAVQMIGQGYYDTVTPPVIRRNILESPAWYTAYTPYQPEISQGRLEALLNFQTMVQDLVGLPIANASLLDEATAVAEAVLMMRRANKNKAAQDGKTVLDADCLPQTIAIVKGRAEALGFEVEVADLSLGLPEGTINGVVLQQPGVSGRVFDHSAVIAEAKERGALVTVAADLLSLTLITPPGEQGADIAVGSAQRMGVPLFFGGPHAAYMAVQKGLERSMPGRLVGVSKDDAGVPAYRLALQTREQHIRREKATSNICTAQALLAIVASMYAVYHGPEGLKAIAETAHSHARTLAASLKAAGVDVLHGSFFDTVTVRVPGKAAEIVAAAEAKGINLRGIDADTVGMSVDETTTTAVVADVASVFGASVLESADGFALESSVERTSDFMQHPVFNTHRSETQLLRYIRKLSDRDLALDRTMIPLGSCTMKLNATAEMEAISWPEFASIHPFAPDSHTEGWRELIGDLEAQLTEITGYDQVSIQPNAGSQGELAGLLAIRGYHLSNGDEQRNVCLIPASAHGTNAASAVLAGMKVVVVATAPDGTIDHVDLKAKIEAHRDALSAIMITYPSTHGVYDADVREVCDAIHEAGGQVYIDGANLNALVGLAQPGKFGGDVSHLNLHKTFCIPHGGGGPGVGPVAAKAHLAPFMPGDAASWTEGNDVPISASRFGSAGVLPISWAYVKLMGGQGLTEATKSALLAANYIASRLNDHFPVLYTGEGGLVAHECILDLRELTAKTGVTAEDVAKRLIDFGFHAPTLAFPVAGTLMVEPTESEDLAEIDRFIEAMIAIRAEIDQVAHGDFSVQDSPLRRAPHTAAAVVSSDWDRSYPREQAAFPVHHLKQDKYFPPVGRIDGAAGDRNLVCSCPPIEDFEN; via the coding sequence GTGACGGTTAGTTCTGCCTCCACCACCTTCGTCGATCGGCACATCGGTGCCCGTCGCCAAGCCGATATTGACACCATGCTCAAGACCGTGGGTTACGGCACCGTTGACGCGCTGGTTGATACCGCGGTTCCCAACGACATCCGGCAGGACGTGGCGCTCACCCTGCAAAACGCCCTGAGCGAAGTTGAGGTTCTTGCCGAGCTCCGCAAGCTCGCCTCCAAGAACAAAACTGCCGTGCAGATGATCGGCCAGGGCTACTACGACACCGTGACGCCGCCGGTGATCCGCCGCAACATCCTGGAATCGCCCGCCTGGTACACCGCCTACACCCCCTACCAGCCGGAAATTTCGCAGGGCCGCCTCGAAGCGCTCCTCAACTTCCAGACCATGGTCCAGGACCTTGTTGGCCTGCCGATTGCCAATGCGTCCCTTCTGGATGAAGCAACCGCTGTTGCCGAGGCCGTGCTGATGATGCGCCGTGCCAACAAGAACAAGGCCGCGCAGGATGGCAAGACCGTCCTGGACGCCGACTGCCTGCCGCAGACCATCGCGATCGTGAAGGGCCGCGCGGAAGCGCTTGGCTTTGAGGTTGAGGTGGCCGATCTGTCCCTGGGCCTCCCCGAAGGCACCATCAACGGCGTCGTCCTGCAGCAGCCGGGTGTCTCCGGCCGCGTGTTCGACCACTCCGCCGTCATCGCTGAGGCGAAGGAACGCGGCGCACTGGTCACTGTGGCTGCCGATCTCCTTTCCCTGACGCTCATCACCCCTCCCGGTGAGCAGGGTGCCGACATTGCTGTTGGTTCCGCGCAGCGCATGGGTGTTCCGCTGTTCTTCGGCGGCCCGCACGCGGCCTACATGGCCGTCCAGAAGGGGCTGGAGCGTTCCATGCCCGGCCGCCTGGTGGGCGTCTCCAAGGACGACGCCGGCGTCCCCGCTTACCGCTTGGCGCTGCAGACACGTGAGCAGCACATCCGCCGTGAGAAGGCCACCTCCAACATTTGTACGGCACAGGCATTGCTGGCCATCGTGGCCTCCATGTACGCCGTCTACCACGGTCCCGAGGGCTTGAAGGCGATCGCCGAAACCGCCCACAGCCACGCCCGCACGCTCGCAGCGTCACTGAAGGCGGCCGGCGTCGACGTCCTCCATGGCTCCTTCTTCGACACCGTCACCGTCCGCGTTCCCGGCAAGGCTGCGGAGATCGTGGCCGCCGCTGAGGCCAAGGGCATCAACCTCCGGGGCATCGATGCTGACACCGTGGGTATGTCTGTTGATGAAACCACGACGACGGCGGTTGTCGCCGACGTTGCATCGGTCTTCGGCGCTTCGGTACTTGAGTCGGCGGATGGCTTCGCCCTGGAATCCTCCGTGGAGCGCACCAGCGATTTCATGCAGCACCCGGTGTTCAACACGCACCGCTCCGAAACCCAGCTCCTGCGCTACATCCGCAAGCTCTCTGACCGCGACCTTGCGCTGGACCGCACCATGATTCCGCTGGGCTCCTGCACCATGAAGCTCAACGCCACGGCAGAGATGGAAGCCATCTCCTGGCCGGAATTCGCCTCCATCCACCCGTTCGCACCGGACTCCCACACCGAGGGCTGGCGTGAGCTCATCGGCGACCTCGAGGCACAGCTGACCGAGATCACGGGCTACGACCAAGTGTCCATCCAGCCCAACGCAGGTTCGCAGGGTGAGCTGGCCGGGTTGCTGGCCATCCGTGGCTACCACCTGTCCAACGGCGATGAGCAGCGCAACGTGTGCCTTATCCCCGCATCGGCTCACGGCACCAACGCGGCCTCCGCAGTGCTGGCCGGCATGAAGGTAGTGGTTGTTGCCACCGCGCCGGACGGCACCATCGATCACGTTGACCTCAAGGCCAAGATCGAGGCCCACCGCGACGCCCTCTCCGCGATCATGATCACCTACCCGTCCACGCACGGTGTGTACGACGCCGACGTCCGCGAAGTCTGCGACGCCATCCACGAGGCCGGCGGCCAGGTGTACATTGACGGCGCCAACCTCAACGCACTCGTCGGACTCGCCCAGCCGGGCAAGTTCGGCGGCGACGTGTCCCACCTGAACCTGCACAAGACCTTCTGCATCCCGCACGGCGGCGGCGGACCGGGCGTTGGCCCGGTGGCAGCCAAGGCACACCTGGCGCCGTTCATGCCCGGTGACGCAGCATCCTGGACCGAAGGCAACGACGTCCCGATTTCCGCCTCCCGTTTCGGTTCCGCCGGTGTCCTTCCGATCTCCTGGGCTTACGTGAAGCTCATGGGCGGCCAGGGCCTCACCGAAGCCACCAAGTCCGCGCTGCTCGCTGCGAACTACATCGCTTCACGCCTCAACGATCACTTCCCGGTTCTCTACACGGGCGAAGGCGGCCTCGTGGCGCACGAGTGCATCCTGGACCTCCGCGAACTGACGGCCAAAACCGGCGTCACCGCTGAGGACGTGGCCAAGCGCCTCATTGACTTCGGCTTCCACGCACCCACCCTGGCCTTCCCGGTAGCGGGAACGCTCATGGTGGAGCCCACCGAGTCCGAGGACCTTGCGGAGATCGACCGCTTCATCGAAGCCATGATCGCCATCCGTGCCGAAATCGACCAGGTTGCCCACGGCGACTTCTCCGTGCAGGATTCCCCGCTCCGCCGCGCACCCCACACGGCAGCCGCCGTCGTAAGTTCCGATTGGGACCGTTCCTACCCGCGTGAGCAGGCCGCGTTCCCGGTCCACCACCTCAAGCAGGACAAATACTTCCCGCCCGTTGGCCGCATTGACGGCGCAGCCGGAGACCGTAATCTGGTCTGCTCCTGCCCGCCGATCGAAGACTTCGAGAACTAG